The Heterodontus francisci isolate sHetFra1 chromosome 33, sHetFra1.hap1, whole genome shotgun sequence genome has a segment encoding these proteins:
- the LOC137348081 gene encoding gap junction gamma-1 protein-like, protein MSWSFLTRLLEEIHNHSTFVGKLWLTFLIIFRIVLTVVGGETIYYDEQTKFVCNTGQPGCENVCYDAFAPLSHVRFWVFQIILIATPPIVYLGYAVHKIAATEDLEYGRRKPKKHQYAVQWKQHRALEEAEDDNIEDPILYPEIELHSGKDNQDQKSLTKHDGRRRIKRDGLMKTYVVQLLARTVFELSFLIGQYILYGFEVPARYECERDPCPHRVDCFVSRPTEKTIFLLIMYGVNCLCLVIDIWELIHLGFGMIRDVLRNKQNSMGEASYSYPYTWNTPSAPPGYNIAVKPDQIPYTELSNAKMAYKQNKANIAQEQQYGSNDENIPANLESVQQQLKMAQERLDLTFPAYNDHNKPSNHPRDKKKAGSNKSSISSKSGDGKTSVWI, encoded by the coding sequence ATGAGCTGGAGTTTTCTAACACGCCTTCTAGAGGAAATCCACAACCATTCCACGTTCGTTGGCAAACTGTGGCTGACTTTTCTTATTATATTCCGCATTGTGCTAACAGTGGTCGGCGGGGAAACTATTTACTACGATGAGCAGACCAAGTTTGTCTGCAATACGGGACAACCAGGTTGTGAGAATGTTTGCTACGATGCCTTTGCTCCATTATCCCACGTAAGGTTTTGGGTATTCCAGATAATACTTATTGCAACCCCACCTATTGTGTATCTGGGTTATGCTGTCCACAAAATTGCTGCAACGGAAGATCTCGAATATGGACGGCGGAAGCCAAAGAAACACCAATATGCAGTGCAATGGAAACAGCATCGTGCTTTGGAGGAGGCTGAAGATGATAATATTGAGGATCCCATACTGTATCCAGAAATAGAGCTGCATAGTGGTAAGGACAACCAAGATCAAAAGAGCCTGACTAAGCACGATGGGAGGCGTCGCATTAAAAGGGATGGTCTGATGAAAACTTATGTTGTGCAGTTGCTTGCGCGGACTGTTTTTGAGCTGAGCTTTCTCATTGGCCAGTATATTTTATATGGTTTTGAGGTGCCTGCAAGATATGAGTGTGAAAGGGATCCATGTCCTCATCGGGTAGACTGCTTTGTATCCAGGccaacagaaaagaccatttttCTGCTAATAATGTACGGAGTAAACTGTCTTTGTTTAGTTATAGACATCTGGGAGTTGATTCATTTGGGATTTGGAATGATAAGGGATGTACTACGCAACAAGCAAAACTCCATGGGAGAAGCTAGCTATAGTTATCCATACACATGGAACACTCCTTCAGCTCCCCCAGGTTACAACATTGCCGTCAAACCAGATCAGATTCCATACACAGAACTTTCCAATGCTAAAATGGCTTACAAGCAAAACAAGGCAAATATTGCCCAAGAGCAACAATATGGCAGTAATGATGAAAACATCCCAGCCAACTTGGAAAGCGTGCAGCAGCAGCTGAAAATGGCCCAGGAGCGATTGGACTTGACTTTCCCGGCTTATAATGATCACAACAAGCCCTCGAACCATCCCAGAGACAAGAAGAAGGCAGGGTCAAACAAGAGCAGCATAAGCAGCAAATCTGGAGATGGGAAAACCTCCGTGTGGATTTGA